In Aminobacterium sp. MB27-C1, a single genomic region encodes these proteins:
- a CDS encoding dihydroorotate dehydrogenase-like protein yields the protein MAIDLSTEYMGVELKNPVIVGASGITSNLETIRKAEEAGAGGIVIKSLFEEQIALESLALEHELTDDDERHAEMIALHPGIAHAGPEEHIMWVNKIIKDAHVPVFASLNAGTKSVWVEWAEKLSKTGVQGLELNLYAMPIDKNMSGSQIENEQLATVQEVLRVVSIPVSVKLSPFYTNPLHFVSMLDQMGTKGYVLFNNFINPDINPEEEKEERTIVMSHERDSLLPLRFIALLFGTVNGSLCANRGIFTGEDVAKMLLAGADCVQVVSALYKNGIESIHTMVNDVERWMGKHGYGVLDECRGVLSKMRAKDPYSWERAQYVDILMRNESPFLARPDI from the coding sequence ATGGCAATTGATCTCTCAACTGAGTATATGGGAGTGGAGTTAAAGAACCCGGTTATCGTAGGAGCCAGCGGCATTACATCGAACCTTGAAACTATTCGTAAAGCTGAAGAAGCAGGCGCGGGAGGCATAGTGATCAAATCGCTTTTTGAGGAGCAAATCGCTCTTGAATCTTTGGCTCTCGAACATGAATTAACTGACGATGACGAACGACACGCAGAGATGATTGCTCTTCATCCCGGAATAGCACATGCTGGTCCAGAAGAACATATTATGTGGGTAAATAAAATTATCAAAGATGCCCATGTCCCTGTTTTTGCGAGTTTGAACGCAGGAACGAAAAGTGTTTGGGTTGAATGGGCAGAGAAATTAAGCAAGACGGGAGTCCAGGGGCTGGAACTCAACCTTTACGCTATGCCTATAGATAAAAATATGAGTGGTTCACAGATCGAAAACGAGCAGCTAGCCACTGTTCAAGAAGTTTTGCGGGTGGTATCTATTCCTGTGTCTGTAAAATTAAGCCCTTTCTACACCAATCCGCTTCACTTTGTTTCAATGCTTGATCAGATGGGAACAAAGGGATATGTACTTTTCAATAATTTTATCAATCCAGATATAAATCCTGAAGAAGAAAAAGAAGAGAGAACTATTGTTATGAGTCATGAGAGAGACTCTCTTTTGCCACTTCGTTTCATCGCCCTTCTTTTTGGAACAGTCAATGGCAGCCTTTGCGCAAATAGGGGGATTTTTACAGGAGAAGATGTAGCTAAAATGCTACTTGCTGGTGCTGATTGTGTGCAGGTTGTCAGTGCTCTCTATAAGAACGGTATTGAATCAATACATACAATGGTCAATGATGTTGAACGCTGGATGGGGAAACATGGATATGGAGTTTTGGATGAGTGCAGGGGGGTATTAAGCAAGATGAGAGCGAAAGATCCATATTCATGGGAGCGGGCCCAGTACGTTGATATTTTAATGCGTAACGAGTCTCCATTTTTAGCTCGTCCAGATATTTAA
- a CDS encoding nitroreductase family protein — protein MNLVLETIKNRRSIRHFLPSQVSNEELSQILDAGIWAPSGHNDQPWHFTIIQKKEIIDMISDKTVSLMKKSPVDWVRRMGEKEGFHIYYNAPTIIIISGKKNEDSLLKPIADCSAAIENMLLAAESLNVGTCWIGFSGFFFAAATPEELKMIGVPEGYEPFYSIAMGYKDPDRHYGAPRRKENTITYIR, from the coding sequence ATGAACCTTGTACTCGAAACAATAAAAAATCGTCGAAGTATCAGGCATTTCTTGCCTTCCCAAGTAAGTAATGAGGAACTGTCTCAAATACTTGATGCTGGGATATGGGCTCCAAGCGGACATAACGATCAGCCATGGCATTTTACAATTATTCAAAAGAAAGAAATAATCGATATGATCAGCGATAAAACAGTATCTCTTATGAAAAAATCGCCAGTTGATTGGGTTCGTAGAATGGGAGAAAAGGAAGGATTTCATATCTATTACAATGCTCCCACTATTATTATCATTTCGGGTAAAAAAAATGAAGATTCGTTATTGAAACCGATTGCAGACTGCTCAGCAGCCATAGAGAACATGCTTCTTGCAGCTGAATCTTTGAATGTAGGAACATGCTGGATTGGGTTCTCTGGTTTCTTCTTCGCCGCAGCTACACCAGAAGAGCTTAAAATGATCGGAGTTCCAGAAGGATATGAACCTTTTTATAGTATCGCTATGGGATATAAAGATCCAGACCGCCACTACGGAGCACCACGTCGTAAAGAAAATACAATTACGTACATACGCTAA
- a CDS encoding NAD(P)/FAD-dependent oxidoreductase: protein MKYDVIIVGSGPAGIFAAMELVKNDKKVLIVDKGKVIKDRKCPILEGLSPVCVNCNSCNIVSGWGGAGSASDGKLTLTTGFGGNLEECIGEDALENMIRYVDDAFVSFGADKNYYEPTGDIVKDTIQRAASRGIKIIPARIRHIGTDASRMVLNNMYEELKEKCDILMNTEVMEVKVRNGVIEGIALKDGREIEADNVILAPGREGSSWLEGIVNQYNLPIASMPVDIGVRVEIPDSICQDLTNHFYEIKCLYNTPTFDDRCRTFCMNPSGFVVHEYNKAHDLVTVNGHSLKNVKSKNTNFAILVTKNFTQPFNDPIGYATHIAKLANMLAGGGILVQRLGDLRDGRRSTEARIMRGMVKPTAQAQPGDLSLVLPHRFLTDIVEFIEALNIIMPGINMNDTLLYGVEIKLYSLRLELKDTLETPTIQNLYMAGDGAGVSRGIIQAASSGVVAARSIIFKK, encoded by the coding sequence GTGAAATACGACGTTATTATAGTGGGATCTGGGCCTGCAGGCATCTTTGCGGCCATGGAGTTAGTGAAGAATGATAAGAAAGTTCTTATAGTTGACAAAGGAAAAGTTATAAAAGACAGAAAATGTCCTATTCTTGAGGGACTTTCCCCTGTATGTGTCAATTGCAACTCGTGTAATATCGTTTCTGGATGGGGTGGGGCCGGATCTGCCTCTGACGGAAAGCTCACGCTGACCACTGGCTTTGGCGGAAATCTCGAAGAGTGCATAGGCGAAGATGCGCTTGAGAATATGATTCGGTATGTTGATGATGCTTTTGTCAGTTTTGGCGCAGATAAGAATTATTACGAACCGACAGGGGATATTGTAAAAGATACGATTCAAAGAGCAGCAAGTCGCGGAATAAAAATCATACCGGCTAGAATTCGTCACATAGGAACAGATGCTTCTCGCATGGTGCTTAATAACATGTATGAGGAGTTAAAGGAAAAGTGTGACATTCTCATGAATACGGAAGTAATGGAAGTCAAAGTTCGAAACGGAGTTATTGAAGGCATCGCCTTGAAGGATGGGCGTGAAATCGAGGCAGATAATGTTATTTTAGCTCCAGGCCGTGAAGGAAGTTCATGGCTTGAAGGCATTGTAAATCAATACAACCTGCCCATCGCTTCCATGCCAGTAGATATTGGGGTGCGGGTAGAAATACCAGATAGTATTTGTCAGGATCTAACCAATCACTTTTATGAAATTAAATGTCTTTACAATACCCCGACTTTTGACGATCGTTGTCGTACCTTTTGTATGAACCCATCAGGCTTTGTTGTTCATGAATATAATAAGGCTCATGATCTCGTAACGGTAAATGGGCACAGTTTAAAGAATGTAAAGTCTAAAAATACGAATTTTGCTATTCTCGTAACAAAGAATTTTACGCAACCTTTTAATGATCCCATAGGCTACGCGACTCACATCGCCAAGTTGGCAAATATGTTGGCAGGCGGCGGAATTCTTGTTCAACGTTTGGGAGATCTTCGAGATGGACGTCGTTCAACAGAAGCTCGCATCATGAGGGGAATGGTAAAACCTACCGCCCAAGCTCAGCCCGGAGATTTGAGTCTTGTTTTACCCCATCGCTTTCTAACGGATATTGTAGAGTTTATAGAGGCTCTCAATATTATTATGCCGGGAATTAATATGAATGATACGCTTCTGTACGGAGTGGAAATCAAACTTTATTCTCTGCGTCTTGAATTGAAAGATACTCTTGAGACTCCTACAATTCAAAATCTCTATATGGCTGGAGACGGCGCAGGAGTCAGTCGAGGAATTATTCAGGCTGCTTCAAGTGGTGTTGTTGCTGCACGTTCAATTATTTTCAAGAAATAA
- a CDS encoding TRAP transporter large permease, translating into MTTVLFASLILFFVINVPIAIAIGLASVAAILFSGAIPPIVIVQKMFTAADSFPLMAVPFFILAGSLMEFGGISRRLVEFANSIVGRFSGGLAFVAIIASMFFGAISGAAVATVAAIGTILIPAMVRRGYDKPFATAVQATAGTLGVMIPPSIPMIIYGVLTGVSIGALFMGGILPGILVGCSLMFVAWLISRKKGYHGDEKPTLGRIWQTFKQAILALMMPVIILGGIYGGVFTPTEAAVVAVVYGFIVGFFIYKELHLSQLKNILVTTVMGTSMIMFIIATSSVFSWILTAEQVPQAVAEVILSISKNPVVILTLINILLLFLGTFMETVAAIIILVPVLLPVITQIGVDPLHFGIVLVVNLAIGMVTPPLGVCLFIGCSIADIKLEDITRAVWPFILIMVVDVLLLTYLPWISTVLPKLTGLY; encoded by the coding sequence ATGACCACTGTTCTTTTTGCTAGTCTCATTTTGTTTTTTGTTATAAACGTGCCTATTGCTATAGCTATTGGTCTGGCTTCTGTTGCCGCTATTCTTTTTTCAGGGGCGATCCCTCCTATAGTAATAGTTCAAAAAATGTTTACGGCGGCAGATTCTTTTCCTCTCATGGCGGTGCCTTTTTTTATTCTCGCGGGCTCGTTAATGGAGTTTGGGGGTATTTCAAGACGTCTTGTTGAATTTGCCAACTCTATTGTGGGTCGTTTTTCTGGTGGATTAGCTTTTGTTGCCATTATAGCGAGTATGTTTTTTGGAGCGATCTCAGGAGCAGCGGTAGCTACAGTTGCTGCTATTGGAACTATTTTAATACCGGCAATGGTACGGCGGGGATACGACAAGCCTTTTGCTACAGCTGTTCAAGCAACTGCTGGTACTTTGGGCGTTATGATTCCACCAAGCATTCCTATGATAATTTACGGAGTTCTTACCGGAGTTTCTATAGGCGCTCTCTTTATGGGTGGCATTCTCCCTGGCATTCTTGTCGGTTGTTCTCTGATGTTTGTAGCCTGGCTAATATCCAGGAAAAAGGGGTATCATGGCGACGAAAAACCGACTTTAGGACGAATTTGGCAAACTTTTAAACAGGCAATTCTCGCCCTCATGATGCCTGTAATTATTCTGGGGGGAATCTATGGTGGTGTCTTTACCCCTACAGAAGCGGCAGTAGTGGCTGTCGTTTATGGCTTCATCGTCGGTTTTTTCATTTATAAGGAACTTCATCTTTCTCAACTGAAGAATATTCTTGTTACGACAGTTATGGGAACGTCGATGATCATGTTTATTATTGCCACTTCATCTGTTTTCAGCTGGATTCTTACTGCTGAACAAGTTCCTCAGGCCGTTGCAGAGGTTATTTTATCGATTTCAAAAAATCCTGTTGTTATCTTAACCCTCATTAACATCTTGCTCCTTTTCTTGGGAACGTTCATGGAAACAGTTGCGGCCATTATTATTTTGGTGCCTGTCTTATTGCCGGTCATTACTCAGATAGGTGTAGATCCTCTCCATTTTGGGATCGTATTAGTTGTAAACCTTGCAATAGGAATGGTTACTCCGCCATTGGGTGTATGCCTCTTCATTGGGTGCAGCATTGCCGATATCAAGCTTGAGGATATTACACGAGCAGTATGGCCATTTATTTTGATCATGGTTGTTGATGTTTTGCTTTTAACCTATCTTCCCTGGATCTCTACGGTTTTGCCAAAATTGACTGGATTGTATTAA
- a CDS encoding TRAP transporter small permease — protein sequence MILLKKLLNGLNRIVEYAVSLLLIVMVVVVFLQVIFRFVLHSSLPWSEELSRYILVWISFLGASIGVKRGAHIGVEVVVNMLPPKMKKGVAFLATLCAAVFFALMVIYGRRILFIVSGQRSPAMEISMGIPYSAIFVSGVLMFIYSIEQALSIVVGRRDEAI from the coding sequence GTGATTCTTTTGAAAAAATTGCTTAACGGTTTAAACCGGATTGTAGAATATGCCGTCAGTCTTTTATTGATTGTTATGGTTGTTGTTGTTTTCTTACAAGTCATATTTCGCTTCGTTCTCCACTCTTCTCTGCCATGGTCAGAAGAACTTTCCAGATATATTCTTGTCTGGATTTCCTTTCTTGGGGCCAGTATTGGCGTTAAAAGGGGAGCACATATCGGTGTGGAAGTGGTTGTAAATATGTTGCCTCCAAAAATGAAAAAAGGTGTTGCTTTTCTGGCAACTCTCTGTGCGGCGGTATTTTTCGCACTCATGGTTATTTATGGACGTCGAATTCTTTTTATCGTTTCAGGACAGCGATCTCCGGCGATGGAAATATCCATGGGGATTCCTTATTCAGCCATTTTTGTAAGTGGTGTCCTCATGTTTATCTATTCCATCGAACAGGCCTTATCTATTGTTGTAGGAAGAAGGGATGAAGCCATATGA
- a CDS encoding TRAP transporter substrate-binding protein translates to MRGTKKSTIIFVGLLFCAFMLGTVTQPAWAAKYSFKLGHSVSDQHPYNLGAVRFKEIVEKETNGDVEVNLFPNNQLGTGERDLIEGLQLGTVDLVVSSTGPMSGFEKKFMIFDFPFLFKDKAQAYSTLDGEIGQYIMGLLEKQGIKGLAWYENGFRHLTNSKHPVNTPEEAKGLKLRTMENKVQMAIWRALGADPTPMAWGEVFTALQQGTVDGQENPIPIIYTQKIYEVQKYVSLTGHVFSPSMLIMSKFRFDKLPKEYQEIFMKAAQESALYEREQITRMENEQVEKLKELGMEINTPDKEAFRKATKSVYDEFRGELGEDAKLLDQILAGN, encoded by the coding sequence ATGAGAGGGACGAAAAAAAGCACCATAATTTTTGTAGGGCTTTTGTTTTGTGCTTTTATGCTGGGGACTGTAACACAACCTGCTTGGGCAGCTAAGTACTCCTTTAAGCTGGGGCACTCTGTGAGTGATCAGCATCCTTATAACCTTGGAGCTGTACGGTTTAAAGAGATTGTCGAGAAAGAAACAAATGGAGATGTAGAGGTCAATCTTTTCCCCAATAATCAGCTTGGGACAGGAGAGAGAGACCTTATTGAGGGGCTTCAGTTAGGAACTGTCGATTTGGTCGTCTCTTCAACAGGGCCTATGAGTGGATTCGAGAAAAAGTTTATGATTTTTGACTTCCCATTTCTCTTTAAAGACAAGGCTCAGGCTTATTCAACTCTCGATGGAGAAATCGGACAGTATATTATGGGCCTTCTCGAAAAACAAGGCATTAAAGGTTTAGCATGGTATGAAAACGGGTTCCGCCATCTGACAAATTCTAAGCATCCCGTAAATACTCCAGAAGAGGCCAAAGGACTCAAGCTCAGAACCATGGAAAATAAAGTACAGATGGCTATTTGGAGAGCCCTCGGAGCAGATCCTACGCCTATGGCATGGGGAGAAGTCTTTACTGCTCTCCAGCAGGGAACAGTTGATGGGCAGGAAAACCCAATTCCTATTATTTACACTCAAAAAATATACGAGGTTCAGAAATATGTTTCTCTTACCGGACATGTTTTTTCTCCCTCGATGTTGATAATGAGTAAGTTTAGATTTGATAAGCTTCCTAAAGAATATCAGGAAATTTTCATGAAAGCTGCTCAAGAATCGGCTCTTTATGAGCGCGAGCAGATTACGAGAATGGAAAATGAACAGGTAGAAAAACTGAAAGAACTTGGAATGGAAATAAATACACCAGATAAAGAAGCCTTCCGTAAGGCCACGAAATCCGTCTATGACGAATTCCGTGGGGAACTTGGCGAAGACGCAAAGCTTCTTGATCAGATTCTTGCAGGAAATTAG
- a CDS encoding ketopantoate reductase family protein translates to MKIAVLGSGAMGCLYGGMLAEAGFNVTLIDVWKDHVDAINTHGLFIEGIGGERTIRSIRAVTSPEEAGECDLLIVFVKATLTSQAMESAKGIIGAHTSVLTLQNGLGNVEKISAVVGEEKVIAGVTGHGSTLLGPGKIRHAGQGDTVIGELSGFIDERLEKIGDLLKKGGFNVKLSPNVMGLIWGKLIVNIGINALTAVTGLKNGRLVDFSETDELLACAVQEAVAVANAKGITLEIDDPVEHTRKVAKLTAANRSSMLQDVSNKRKTEIGVINGAVVQEGRRLGIATPINKVLYNLVSVKEKTYEEV, encoded by the coding sequence ATGAAAATAGCTGTTCTTGGCTCAGGAGCTATGGGATGCCTTTATGGCGGAATGCTTGCTGAAGCAGGCTTTAACGTAACGCTTATTGATGTTTGGAAAGATCATGTAGATGCCATTAATACCCACGGCCTCTTTATTGAGGGCATTGGAGGAGAGCGTACGATTCGTTCTATTCGAGCTGTTACGTCTCCTGAAGAGGCGGGGGAGTGCGACCTCCTTATTGTTTTTGTTAAGGCCACGCTTACATCTCAGGCGATGGAAAGTGCGAAAGGTATTATTGGGGCGCATACAAGCGTTTTAACCCTTCAAAACGGCCTTGGTAATGTAGAGAAAATAAGTGCTGTTGTTGGCGAAGAAAAAGTTATTGCAGGTGTAACAGGACATGGTTCCACATTGCTTGGACCAGGAAAAATACGCCATGCAGGTCAAGGAGACACAGTAATCGGAGAGCTCTCTGGTTTTATCGATGAGCGCCTTGAAAAGATAGGAGATTTACTCAAAAAGGGTGGTTTTAACGTTAAATTATCGCCCAATGTAATGGGACTCATTTGGGGCAAGTTGATTGTCAATATTGGCATTAATGCTTTAACAGCTGTTACAGGGTTAAAAAATGGTCGTTTAGTAGATTTTTCTGAAACAGACGAACTCCTTGCCTGTGCTGTACAAGAGGCAGTTGCTGTGGCAAATGCAAAGGGAATTACCCTTGAAATAGACGATCCAGTAGAACATACGAGAAAAGTTGCCAAACTTACCGCAGCAAATAGGTCTTCCATGCTTCAGGATGTTTCGAACAAACGTAAAACAGAAATTGGGGTTATAAATGGGGCCGTTGTTCAGGAAGGTAGACGTCTGGGAATCGCGACGCCTATTAATAAAGTTCTTTATAACCTTGTTTCAGTAAAAGAAAAAACTTATGAAGAAGTCTAA
- the panB gene encoding 3-methyl-2-oxobutanoate hydroxymethyltransferase, giving the protein MAKVTIQKLKEMKQKGEKISMVTAYDYAQAVLVEKSGIEIILVGDSLSMTMLGNDGTVPLTTDEMVAHIKPVVKGAPTPMIVGDMVFGSYNESISQAIRSANRLMKEGGCDVIKLEGGRPEVVSAIVEAGIPVQGHIGLTPQTASMLGGFKVQGKSLEAAQKIVDEAKALEDAGAFSIVVECVPEELGRAITEAVSIPIIGIGAGRYTDGQVLVFHDMLGLFDKFLPKFVKQYAQIGDEIVKALGEYKEEVRSGSFPEDKHTFGGLSRDDLKDLRK; this is encoded by the coding sequence ATGGCAAAGGTAACGATTCAAAAGCTCAAAGAAATGAAGCAAAAAGGCGAAAAAATATCGATGGTTACAGCGTATGATTATGCTCAGGCTGTTTTAGTTGAGAAGTCAGGTATCGAGATCATTCTTGTTGGTGATTCTCTTTCTATGACAATGCTTGGCAATGATGGGACAGTGCCTCTTACCACAGACGAAATGGTTGCTCACATCAAACCCGTTGTAAAGGGTGCTCCCACACCTATGATTGTTGGCGATATGGTTTTCGGCTCATATAACGAAAGCATTTCTCAAGCCATTCGCAGTGCAAATCGTCTCATGAAAGAAGGCGGTTGCGATGTGATCAAGCTTGAGGGCGGGCGCCCAGAAGTCGTTTCTGCCATTGTTGAAGCAGGAATTCCCGTTCAGGGACATATTGGCCTTACGCCTCAAACGGCGTCTATGCTCGGTGGCTTTAAGGTGCAGGGGAAAAGTTTGGAAGCAGCTCAGAAAATTGTTGACGAAGCAAAAGCCCTAGAAGATGCCGGAGCATTTTCCATCGTTGTAGAGTGTGTTCCTGAAGAATTAGGACGTGCAATTACAGAAGCTGTATCAATTCCCATTATTGGTATAGGAGCAGGACGTTATACAGACGGTCAGGTTTTGGTTTTCCACGATATGTTGGGGCTCTTCGATAAATTCCTTCCCAAGTTTGTTAAACAGTATGCTCAAATCGGAGACGAAATTGTAAAGGCTCTTGGTGAATACAAAGAAGAAGTCCGTTCAGGCTCTTTCCCGGAAGATAAACACACCTTTGGAGGTTTGAGCAGAGACGATTTGAAAGATCTGCGCAAGTAA
- a CDS encoding IclR family transcriptional regulator, which translates to MTGSKKSSGYVQSIERAMSIIEILDERGELGISEMSNLLSLERSTVHRIVSTLKGLGYVNQNQANHKYSNSFKLFEIGNNVVKSLGLRKQAMPFMRELSEKTNEAVNLAVMDGKYVIYIDKIESQSTIKVDLSIGKRMPSYCTGLGKIMLAYMPEHQVRALLQDEPFIRFTENTVTNFDELLEHLVTIRQQGYCIDNEEYVEGLFCVAAPVWGHSGEVFAALSVAVPKFLYADTERLIAIRDLVIDVAKRFSTTLGYKS; encoded by the coding sequence GTGACAGGTTCCAAAAAAAGTTCCGGGTACGTGCAGTCTATAGAAAGAGCAATGTCGATTATTGAAATACTTGATGAACGTGGCGAGTTAGGTATTTCCGAAATGAGTAACTTGCTCAGTTTAGAACGGAGTACTGTTCATCGAATTGTTTCTACCCTCAAAGGCTTGGGGTACGTTAATCAAAACCAGGCGAATCATAAATATTCCAATAGCTTTAAACTTTTTGAAATCGGAAATAACGTGGTGAAATCTCTTGGTCTGAGAAAACAGGCAATGCCTTTTATGCGAGAGCTTTCAGAGAAAACGAACGAAGCGGTAAATCTAGCTGTCATGGATGGAAAATACGTAATTTATATCGATAAAATCGAAAGTCAATCAACAATAAAAGTAGACCTTTCTATAGGAAAACGAATGCCATCTTATTGTACTGGCCTTGGCAAGATCATGTTGGCTTATATGCCTGAGCATCAAGTTAGAGCCTTGCTTCAAGATGAACCATTTATACGTTTTACTGAAAATACCGTAACCAATTTTGATGAATTACTCGAGCACCTTGTGACTATACGCCAACAAGGATATTGCATCGATAACGAAGAGTACGTTGAAGGCCTTTTTTGTGTAGCAGCTCCAGTATGGGGTCATTCTGGGGAAGTGTTCGCGGCTCTGAGTGTTGCAGTGCCGAAATTCCTTTATGCAGATACAGAACGTCTTATTGCCATTCGGGATTTGGTTATAGATGTGGCCAAACGTTTTTCGACCACCCTTGGGTACAAATCCTGA
- the panF gene encoding sodium/pantothenate symporter — translation MTQRFYMILPLVLYLAGVMAIALWSRKIGKKTHDTKSFVEEYFLGSRSMGGFVLAMAIITTYTSASSFVGGPGVAYKMGLGWILLAMIQVPTAFLTLGVLGKKFAIIARRINAVTVTEFLRARYRNDAVVILSSIALLVFFMASMLAQFIGGARLFQSITGYPYLVGLIIFGVTVIIYTTVGGFRAVVLTDTIQGSMMVVASIALLWSVVHAGGGMTSVIQKLHEIDPALITPFGPNNFISKPFILSFWVLVGFAILGLPQTTVKCMGYKDARSMHNAMIVGTFIVGFLMLCMHMVGALGRAVVPNIEVGDLAVPTLTIHLLSPFWAGIFIAGPLAAIMSTVDSMLILASAAIIKDLYLNYISKEPEKVNPAAIGRMSFVVTGILGVMVFLAALRPPSLLVWINLFAFGGLEAVFLWPTILGLYWKRANATGAILSIVAGCGSFIYFTITKVKWMGAHQIVPTIAIGLIAFIIGAYIGKKPDDKTIELFWG, via the coding sequence ATGACGCAACGATTCTATATGATTTTACCTCTCGTCCTTTATCTTGCCGGTGTTATGGCTATAGCGCTCTGGAGTCGAAAGATAGGTAAAAAAACTCACGATACAAAAAGTTTTGTTGAAGAGTATTTTCTTGGAAGCCGCTCCATGGGCGGTTTTGTTTTAGCCATGGCGATTATAACTACCTATACCAGCGCTAGTAGCTTTGTAGGTGGCCCGGGGGTTGCCTATAAAATGGGATTGGGCTGGATTCTTCTCGCTATGATTCAGGTCCCTACTGCTTTTTTAACGTTAGGCGTTTTGGGGAAAAAATTTGCTATTATTGCTCGCCGCATTAATGCAGTAACAGTTACAGAGTTTTTAAGGGCACGATATCGCAACGATGCCGTTGTTATTCTTTCTTCGATTGCATTGCTTGTCTTTTTCATGGCTTCTATGCTCGCCCAGTTTATTGGGGGTGCGAGACTTTTTCAGAGCATTACAGGATATCCTTACCTTGTAGGTCTGATTATCTTTGGTGTGACGGTTATTATATATACGACAGTTGGTGGTTTTAGAGCTGTTGTCCTTACCGATACAATTCAGGGTTCTATGATGGTTGTTGCATCAATTGCCTTACTTTGGAGCGTTGTCCATGCAGGCGGAGGAATGACCTCAGTAATACAGAAACTTCATGAAATTGATCCTGCCCTGATAACTCCATTTGGGCCCAATAATTTTATATCAAAACCCTTTATTCTTTCCTTTTGGGTTCTCGTGGGATTTGCCATACTAGGGCTTCCGCAAACAACAGTAAAATGTATGGGATATAAAGATGCCCGATCAATGCACAATGCCATGATTGTTGGAACATTTATTGTAGGGTTTCTTATGCTCTGTATGCATATGGTGGGGGCGTTAGGACGAGCTGTCGTTCCTAATATCGAAGTGGGAGACCTTGCAGTTCCAACCTTAACGATCCATCTTCTTTCTCCTTTCTGGGCCGGAATATTTATAGCAGGACCACTTGCAGCTATTATGTCTACAGTGGACTCTATGCTTATTCTTGCATCGGCAGCCATTATTAAAGATCTCTATTTAAACTATATTTCTAAAGAACCTGAAAAAGTTAATCCAGCGGCAATAGGACGTATGAGCTTTGTTGTGACAGGTATATTGGGTGTGATGGTCTTTTTAGCAGCGCTTAGACCTCCTTCTTTATTGGTCTGGATAAACCTTTTTGCTTTTGGTGGTCTTGAAGCGGTTTTCCTTTGGCCAACGATTTTGGGCCTTTATTGGAAACGTGCAAATGCTACGGGTGCTATTTTATCTATTGTTGCAGGATGCGGGTCTTTCATCTATTTCACTATTACAAAAGTAAAATGGATGGGAGCTCATCAGATTGTTCCTACAATTGCTATAGGGCTTATAGCGTTTATTATTGGTGCTTATATAGGTAAAAAGCCAGACGACAAGACGATAGAACTCTTTTGGGGATAA
- a CDS encoding YhdT family protein — translation MKKTGRYNQANKEALISLALYGVFFAWWYGTAYGLGSGDPSSYTYVFGMPSWFFYSCIVGYIGISFLVWGVVRLFFKDISLEESPDKEGREEL, via the coding sequence GTGAAGAAAACAGGCCGGTACAATCAAGCGAATAAAGAAGCTCTTATTTCACTTGCTCTTTACGGTGTCTTTTTTGCTTGGTGGTATGGAACAGCCTACGGTTTAGGAAGTGGCGACCCGTCGTCGTATACGTATGTTTTTGGCATGCCATCATGGTTCTTTTATAGTTGCATTGTTGGATATATTGGAATTTCTTTTCTTGTTTGGGGAGTGGTTAGATTATTCTTTAAAGATATTTCGCTTGAAGAATCACCAGACAAGGAAGGTCGTGAAGAACTATGA
- a CDS encoding DUF2179 domain-containing protein, protein MDLLGLALIFSARILDVSLGTVRILFLVRGRRRLAATIGFLEVMIYMSVLGYILGGGGSLTFPQLIAYAGGYGAGNFMGSLLEEKLLNAFVTLEIILERNQETRLVIEQIRKAGFGATVLVGQGRAGLRYVVKVICHRSDIPQISEIIGAKGFVCISDLKGCWGGHFKMKGK, encoded by the coding sequence ATGGATTTGCTCGGACTTGCACTTATCTTTAGCGCTCGTATTCTTGATGTCAGTCTTGGAACGGTGAGGATCCTTTTTCTTGTGAGAGGAAGACGGCGGCTTGCGGCAACAATCGGTTTTCTTGAAGTAATGATCTACATGTCTGTTCTCGGTTATATTCTTGGTGGAGGTGGCTCCCTGACCTTCCCTCAACTTATCGCCTACGCAGGAGGGTATGGAGCAGGTAACTTTATGGGCTCTCTTTTGGAAGAAAAATTACTTAATGCTTTCGTTACTCTTGAAATCATTTTAGAACGAAACCAAGAAACCCGATTAGTTATTGAGCAAATTCGCAAAGCCGGTTTCGGTGCAACTGTTCTCGTTGGACAAGGTCGCGCGGGACTTCGCTATGTTGTTAAAGTCATTTGTCATCGTTCTGATATTCCTCAGATTTCAGAAATTATAGGTGCAAAAGGTTTTGTGTGTATATCTGATCTCAAAGGGTGTTGGGGCGGCCATTTTAAAATGAAGGGAAAGTAA